A genomic segment from Malaclemys terrapin pileata isolate rMalTer1 chromosome 1, rMalTer1.hap1, whole genome shotgun sequence encodes:
- the LPAR5 gene encoding lysophosphatidic acid receptor 5: MSNASISQSLDQCKDYSSNHRLHLVGYSLIFVAGLMLNAMALWVFLRYLHLKSVVSIYMFNLAVSDLLFTLSLPLRLYYYSSQHWPFGNFLCQVSGSLFQINMYGSCLFLMCINLDRYVAIVHPLRWRHLRRPKLARLLCLVVWVLILVGSVPAAGVHRSSSCIKGNQTIALCFESFSDGLWQKGIFPLVILAEILGFLLPLTSVTYCSIRIFQKLCQASETQSLRQQKTIRLLVVNLVIFIICFVPYNTTLAAYGMIKAHVIQAEPPVRDSVRQVLIVTVLLASMNCSLDPLIYYFSTEGFRNTFKKLRRGQAWDSDTGMAKTQVTKTKLYSARSSLEAKQYPVKNFILPNEDLPLAPIKIFLNGPIEDSEI, encoded by the coding sequence ATGTCAAATGCCAGCATCTCTCAAAGTCTGGACCAATGCAAAGATTACAGCTCCAACCACCGGCTGCACCTGGTTGGGTACAGCTTGATCTTTGTGGCAGGTTTGATGCTCAATGCTATGGCACTCTGGGTCTTCCTGCGCTACCTGCACCTCAAGTCTGTGGTGAGCATCTATATGTTCAACCTAGCAGTAAGCGACCTGCTCTTCACACTCTCGCTGCCACTACGGCTCTATTACTACTCCAGCCAGCACTGGCCCTTTGGCAATTTcctttgccaggtgtctggctccCTCTTCCAGATCAACATGTATGGCAGCTGCCTCTTCCTCATGTGCATCAACCTGGATCGCTATGTTGCCATTGTCCACCCACTCCGCTGGCGCCACCTTCGGCGGCCCAAGTTGGCCCGGCTGCTCTGCCTGGTGGTGTgggtgcttatcctggtgggCTCTGTTCCGGCTGCTGGTGTACACAGGTCAAGTTCCTGCATCAAAGGGAACCAGACCATCGCTCTGTGTTTTGAAAGCTTCAGTGATGGCCTGTGGCAGAAGGGCATCTTCCCACTGGTCATCCTGGCTGAAATCCTGGGCTTCCTCTTGCCACTGACCTCTGTGACGTACTGCTCAATTAGAATCTTCCAGAAGCTATGCCAGGCCAGCGAGACACAGAGCCTGCGCCAGCAGAAGACTATCCGCCTGCTCGTGGTGAATTTGGTGATCTTCATCATCTGCTTCGTGCCCTACAACACAACTCTGGCAGCCTACGGGATGATAAAGGCCCACGTGATCCAGGCTGAACCGCCAGTTCGGGACTCTGTGCGCCAGGTGCTTATTGTCACAGTGCTGTTGGCCAGCATGAACTGCTCTCTGGACCCCCTAATTTACTACTTTAGCACTGAAGGTTTCCGTAACACCTTCAAGAAGCTCCGGCGGGGCCAAGCATGGGACTCCGACACAGGGATGGCCAAGACTCAGGTCACAAAGACAAAACTCTATAGCGCACGCTCCAGTCTAGAAGCAAAGCAGTACCCAGTCAAAAACTTCATTCTCCCCAATGAGGACTTGCCACTGGCTcctatcaaaatatttttgaatggcCCAATTGAGGACTCTGAAATATAA